ACAAATTTTTGTTAACACGCTTGATCCAGAAACTGAAAGGCAACCCATTGTCACGACTAAAAGCCCAAATTTGACGGGAAATTGCCGTGAGGATAGATGAACCCATAAGGAACTGACAGATCAGCATAAAAATCATAAAAAACAATGCCCACTTTTTACCCAAAACGTCGTAAATGATCTGTGCAATTGGTTGTCCAAACTTTGAACCAAGAATATGTCCTTCAATATCATCTGTTTGTATGCAAAACAAGGTgacaataattataattgttCCCAATACACCACAGGCACTAATTGATCCTAATATACCAATTGGAATGACCTTACCAGCATTATGGACTTCCTCTGATTGATGAATAACACTATCAAAGGCACCGATTGTCCAAATTGCCGGAAGCCAAGCTGCTGAAATTTGAGTCCAACCAATCGGCCAATCAGAtaagttttcaaattcaccAAAAACATACGAGGCAGGTTTGAATTTACCCCTGGAGCCAACAAGCATGGCAATAACATACacaatgataataaaaacatTGCAAACAACAGAAACAGTTTGTAGATGTGCACAGTTTTTACTAGACAAACATGTTACCGCTACTTGTGCAATGACACAGGCCACAAATACTCCATATAATTTAGCTTGagtaatttcaaaatcaccATCTCGagcaataacaacaatggCATAAACCTGAATTGCAAATCCATATACAACAGAGCAGAAGCCTCCAACAAGAGCAATGGAGTTTGTGTTACCAATTAGATACGAAAGTACCGTCTTGATTCTTGGTGGAGCATAGTAGTTTGTCCAATAATATAAACCACCACTAGTGGAAATAGAGGAGCCTGAAATAGCCATGGCCACACCAATAGCAAGAATCAATAATGACGAAATAACCCAACCCCAAAGAAAACCAGCAGGACCGGCAACTATACCTTGAGAGAATATGGAAGCTATACTTGGCAATAATCCCATAATTGAGAATGCTACTCCAAAACATTGAAACGTTGAAAAATGACGTTTCAACTCTTGTTTATAACCCAACTGACCCAACATTTCCACGTCATTGGAAGCAAGGTTAGGGTCTATCTTTCTCCCTTCCACATTTTGTGTATTGTTGTAGTATTCTTTATGAGATTTCACTTGCTCGACTAACTCCTCCTGTGAAAGGACAGTATGAATCTTCAGCATTGGTACAGTTATATTTAAgtaaagaagaattagattggaaaactaaaaaaaaaaaaaaattcgaTACATCTTCCTTATGTTGCAATTTATATAACCCAGATATGcttcaaagaaaaactatcaataaaacaaaacgATGTGGCTGATAAAATTACGTTGCCTACACAAACAATGCAAATTTAGATTCTATTAACGAAATAGGAAGTTCTAGGAGCACTGTTCAAACTAGTTTATTAGGAGTAAAAGACGCATATGCGAATTTTTCAAACGCTTATCAGGAAAGAaccccccctccccccacTAAGATACTTTCGGTACCTCTATCATATTGATACGAGTTCCAGATAACTGTTGTTAATTATCCATAGATTCAAAGATAGGTGGTTGTGCGTATCTATTGTTGTCATGTCCAACCAATCACAATCATCCTTGTGGTGTcaatcaatgaatttttttttaattttttagaCCCCACAGATTACTTCATTAGAtaagaaaacaattatcAAGGACGGCAATTTTTACCAGTATTTCCAAGATAAGTATTTTCAGATCCCAAATACCGATGGAGACGTGCAAAATGATATAAAAGTTTGAAACCAGCATTACCAGATAGGAATCGTAATTCTTTTATCAAGACAAATGGAAATATGACTTTTGCTCTACAAGATCTACCTTCAGATCACCGACTTAGCAACAGTTCGTAACAGATAAGCCAAATTGGATTAGGGTTCAGttattttttctgtttATTTGCGTGCTACCATGTATTACTTGAGAAGTAGGGCTATAGCCCTAAtgttactttttttttcaaggtGAGATTTTTACACGaccaacttttttttttcttctttgagCCATCGCACAGTTGAATCCTACAaataaaaactaaaactaattaaaaatttttcactacattgtattctttttttatccAGTAATCAACCAACAAGTTCCAAAAATGGCTACGTATGTCATCAGCTTCCATATTGTCTAGCAACCAGAACGAACACAAGTTCAATAGGATTGCTGAGACGTTGATACGGAAAACCAAAAGATATGAGATTAGTTAAATCCTTGGTTTAGATCTGATTCTAGCCAGGGTGGTGAACGTTACCtgcattttgtttttatgaAATCATGTaatgtcttttttttttcacctAATACCTTGTGAAAGGTATTCTCTCACAGCCACTGTGAGGTATTGTCATTGTCAAACTTCTTGGACaagttatttttttattaaatgttttgactttgattaaattgattttaccAAGGGAAAATCAGATTATCTTGCAGCCTTTTTTACTATCTTCGTTTTAGCCAATGCCTGATATATCTGTTTTCTTCTGAGTAATTTGTGAATATAACTACAGTTGAATGTGAAATAGAATGAACTTGGCAGTTCAGTTCTATGTTCGTGTATATAATCTTTCCGATGTATACAacattcaataatattcatAGTTcttaaagaagaagcacACGTACTTTACGTTTTGCAAACTAGGCTGTTTGTTATACGCCAACAATTTACTAACATTTGTTTGTAGCACTTTGAAACCAGAAACTttacaaaagaaagaaaaagctcAACAAAAAACTGCTGAAGAAAGAGCTGCTGCCAAGAAGGTCAGAAAAGCTGTATGTaaatttttatctttttttttcacattTGTCCATACATCCACAATGCTCAtaactttttatttttgaagatgaaacCATACCATTGACTATGGCTAGCATTTATGCAATGTTGTCTTTCAGTTAACCATCTTTCGGGACTGAGAAAATATTCTAGCTTTAATATGAGTTTTTGTcggatttttttttacttctgaaaaaaacaaacaaatttacTAACTATTAAATCCATTATAGGccaacaaagaaaagagaaaggTTATCTTTGACAGAGCTGCTGCTTACCAAAAGGAATACACTGAAGCTGAAAGATCTGTCATCAAGGCCAAGAGAGATGCTAAAGCTTCTAACTCTTACTACGTTGATGCTCAACCAAAATTGGTTTTCGTTGTCAGAATCAAGGGTATTAACAAGATTCCACCAAAGCCAAGAAAGGTTTTGCAATTATTAAGATTGACCCAAATTAATGCTGGTGTTTTCGTCAGATTGACCAAAGCCACCTCtgaattgatcaaattggCTGAACCATACGTTGCTTACGGTTACCCATCTTTGTCTACCATCAGACAATTGGTCTACAAGAGAGGTTTCGGTAAGGTCAACAAGCAAAGAATTGCTTTATCTGACAATGCCATTATTGAAGCTAACTTGGGTAAATTCAACATCTTGTCTattgaagatttgattCACGAAATTTACACTGTTGGTCCAAACTTCAAGCAAGTCAACAACTTCTTGTGGCCATTCAAATTATCCAATCCAAACGGTGGTTTCAGAGCCAGAAAATTCCAACACTTTATCCAAGGTGGTGACACCGGTAACAGAGAAGAATTCATTAACGCTTTAGTTAAACAAATGAACTAAGTGTAATGCACCATTTCAGGTTTACCATatctactactactacacCTCACACTTTTTTTCCCAAGAAGATTCAAAGTCATGagaatattattttctcAATGTGtatattgattaataaatttttaatttatctttCTATGAacctttttattttattcatttctATTTGTATTGCActagttttttttgatgTATTTAGTTTGTTAATGGGATTTACAATCgtatttaattcttttatgTGTCTGTATTAATTTGACTTGCTATTTATTCACCACTCGAGATAGTGATAGATTAGCTTCTCAAGCCAAGGAATATTTCGCCATAAATCAAACCCAAGTCTAAAGCTTAGTCTATTTCTCCCATAATTATCGTAAATATAGGTTGCTGGACTGGGTGATGtagaaaacaacaatattcCTGTGCGATAGGTCATCTGTAAGACCATTCCAAACAACCACGCAGTTACAATGAGCAACATTATATTCAAAGCAAGCATTTTGGTGTTTCTATTATCCATCTTGTATTTAAGTAAAATGTACCATTGCTTTATTATAGGTAAGCTAGTTATGAACTTTTTTAGATTAGATTTGTCATCattagttttatttatcaacttCTCTTTTAGTTTTCCCACTAATTTGTCCTGCTCAAGTATGCTTTGTTTGAGTATGTTCATAGCCTTACTTGCTTCGAGTTGTTGCTGTTCCAACTGACCTATACGTTTTTTATACTCCTTGCCAACTTGGtccaattttttgataGTCAAATCACGTTCTTTTAATTGCAAACCGTAAACAGCATTTGTTGCGTTCACTGGTGGTTGTTTCGATAGTTGTGATTCGAGCTCTCGTATGTGCTTCTTGAGTGTAAGATTTTCACCCTTGAGGGCCTTTACTGTAAGGTGCTGTTCATCAATCTGTGACAATAACTGTGAATACTTCAAGTCTTTCGAGTCTAAAGCTTgtgttttttctttgatatAGTCGTCTCTTTGTCTCAACTCATCCCAAACTTTGTACTTGTACTCACGAGTAGGCAAGAGTCTTGGTATTTTAGTGTCTGTCATAGAATCATTCAAAAAGCtattttgttcaattcGTCGTTTAATATCCTGAGACGTTAGTCTATGCCTGTTGAGTAAAAATATCTCAAAATTCCCAAACTCAACAGACCGATCTATAAACTTTTTGAGCTCCTGTTTCTGAAGTTTCTTCATGGGATCACTTTGTATAAACtgtttgataatttcattttctcGTTCATTAAATAGTGAATCTTTCTGTAATATATCTTGGATTTCATTGATAATAGGCCTTATCTGagataaaaatataaagtCAGAAGTTCCTCTTACTCGCTTCCAACatatatcaatcaatttatcaataatactTTGTTGAGTGGCTATCATGGATGGTAGGTGGGTTTGGATCTGCACATCTATTTCGATTGAGTTGTTAGAAGATAagttgaaaagaaaacaaaaaaacaacaaacgaAAGGTTTCCTTTTCTCGtaacgaaaaaaaaaaagaaaacagaaAAGTACATTTAATGAAAGCGCGTTTTTGTATATTTAAGTTGTACAATTCTATGAATGGAAGAGGATTACATTTCATGTTCAACAACCTCTGTTTGATTCAGCCGAACTCCAGAAATTGAATGGTCTTCAGAAGTTTCTAATTCTGTCTGTTTAACAATATCACCATAATCCTCGGTTTTATTAAGGATTTCTTCAACCTTAATACTAGTAGTAACTTGTGGGGTAACTGATTGTTGTGGCAGAACTTGAGTCTTTTCCAAATTACTAGACTTTTCATCAAAAGGCACCTTCATTTCAGACTCTTGCAGAATGTTAGAAGCATTACCAGCCCCAATCtcaacttttttttcaattgtattTGAATCACCCTTTTCttgattgatattattgCGTGACAATAATGACAGTTCATCTTTCTGAATCACCTTTTCGATATTTTCTGTGGTAGAAATACTCTCAATCGGTATGATTTCCATGCTTAACTTTTTATCATCTTCAAGAATCCTTTCGTATCCCttgatcaaattcaaaacatGTTCCCAAATATCATTCAATAAAACACCGTTTCCATACAATTTCCGCAATATCAACCTTAAACTGTCTATTTTGGCAGCAATATCACTTTGTAAAACAATTCGTtctatttgattttgtagTCTTATATGATGTTTggttaattcatcaatcaaGTCCTTCATAATAGTCATTTCGTTAATTGACCGagcatttaataattcaccTTTGGAATagatttcttttaattcacCAAGAGTAATTTGGTTTtgcaaaaattgattgtaatTGCTTGTCGTACTTATCACAAGACACGTTGGACAAATGTAC
This is a stretch of genomic DNA from Candida dubliniensis CD36 chromosome 1, complete sequence. It encodes these proteins:
- a CDS encoding GABA-specific permease UGA, putative (Similar to S. cerevisiae UGA4;~Similar to C. albicans UGA40), producing MSKIHTVLSQEELVEQVKSHKEYYNNTQNVEGRKIDPNLASNDVEMLGQLGYKQELKRHFSTFQCFGVAFSIMGLLPSIASIFSQGIVAGPAGFLWGWVISSLLILAIGVAMAISGSSISTSGGLYYWTNYYAPPRIKTVLSYLIGNTNSIALVGGFCSVVYGFAIQVYAIVVIARDGDFEITQAKLYGVFVACVIAQVAVTCLSSKNCAHLQTVSVVCNVFIIIVYVIAMLVGSRGKFKPASYVFGEFENLSDWPIGWTQISAAWLPAIWTIGAFDSVIHQSEEVHNAGKVIPIGILGSISACGVLGTIIIIVTLFCIQTDDIEGHILGSKFGQPIAQIIYDVLGKKWALFFMIFMSICQFLMGSSILTAISRQIWAFSRDNGLPFSFWIKRVNKNLSTPINAVIFGGICSVIMGLLVLIGTVAANALFSLYIAGNYLAWSTPTLLRLTSGRKLFVPGKFYLGKVFSPLIEWVSVIFGFYTIAMVMFPASTHVDKDTMNYTCVITPAVVILSYIYYMLYSRKHYHGPCKTIDVEDECEILDGIEHQHIDAELNEKS
- a CDS encoding 60S ribosomal protein L7 (spliced gene;~Similar to S. cerevisiae RPL7A), producing MATTLKPETLQKKEKAQQKTAEERAAAKKVRKAANKEKRKVIFDRAAAYQKEYTEAERSVIKAKRDAKASNSYYVDAQPKLVFVVRIKGINKIPPKPRKVLQLLRLTQINAGVFVRLTKATSELIKLAEPYVAYGYPSLSTIRQLVYKRGFGKVNKQRIALSDNAIIEANLGKFNILSIEDLIHEIYTVGPNFKQVNNFLWPFKLSNPNGGFRARKFQHFIQGGDTGNREEFINALVKQMN
- a CDS encoding conserved hypothetical protein (complement(338378..339727) would extend it, but no evidence supporting 5'/aminoterminal extension), whose amino-acid sequence is MIATQQSIIDKLIDICWKRVRGTSDFIFLSQIRPIINEIQDILQKDSLFNERENEIIKQFIQSDPMKKLQKQELKKFIDRSVEFGNFEIFLLNRHRLTSQDIKRRIEQNSFLNDSMTDTKIPRLLPTREYKYKVWDELRQRDDYIKEKTQALDSKDLKYSQLLSQIDEQHLTVKALKGENLTLKKHIRELESQLSKQPPVNATNAVYGLQLKERDLTIKKLDQVGKEYKKRIGQLEQQQLEASKAMNILKQSILEQDKLVGKLKEKLINKTNDDKSNLKKFITSLPIIKQWYILLKYKMDNRNTKMLALNIMLLIVTAWLFGMVLQMTYRTGILLFSTSPSPATYIYDNYGRNRLSFRLGFDLWRNIPWLEKLIYHYLEW